A genomic region of Sphaerochaeta sp. contains the following coding sequences:
- a CDS encoding iron-sulfur binding hydrogenase: MTVQDLATKFQTLIMPNGNETITNAYTGDLLSDVMGNAPSDSVLVTIQAHRNTIAVATLAGIKAVVVCNNRSVPADMKSAAEEEGISIFTTNENQFFASCQVALLLGKMDAPVR, from the coding sequence ATGACCGTACAAGACCTCGCCACCAAATTCCAGACATTGATCATGCCCAACGGAAACGAGACGATCACCAACGCCTATACCGGGGATCTGCTCTCCGATGTGATGGGGAACGCCCCATCCGATTCCGTCCTGGTCACCATCCAGGCGCACCGGAACACCATTGCCGTCGCAACGCTGGCCGGCATCAAGGCAGTGGTGGTCTGCAACAACCGCTCGGTACCGGCTGACATGAAGAGCGCCGCAGAAGAGGAAGGGATTTCCATCTTCACCACCAATGAGAACCAGTTCTTCGCCAGTTGCCAGGTAGCCCTTCTGCTGGGGAAGATGGATGCGCCTGTCCGTTGA
- a CDS encoding CBS domain-containing protein, with product MPVSEIPINMDTSPTVILDLIYRLKIKDVMSCTLVTAGKDDTLRSIQQLMKDNHLTGVPIVQGKRLIGLVSVDDIITALDGGYIEEPAGNHMSRSLIVLEEDMPISFAIRYFDRYQFHRYPVLNKQKELVGMLTSRDISRSLLLEINREVEEMEKRNGFHKELVDFNGEAYTYTLTKNDFENAGFASTEIKKHLKQAGVSPHIIRRAAIASYELEMNIVIHSNGGELIAEYSKDKLVITARDTGPGIPDIQKALTPGWSTANEWIRSLGFGAGMGLPNAKNCSDEFSIESSPAGTTVVCTIFLNPEHKGEIAS from the coding sequence ATGCCCGTATCTGAAATTCCCATCAACATGGACACCAGTCCGACCGTCATCCTGGATTTGATCTACCGGTTGAAGATCAAGGACGTAATGTCCTGCACGTTGGTGACGGCGGGAAAGGACGATACACTCCGATCCATCCAGCAACTGATGAAGGACAACCATCTGACCGGCGTGCCGATCGTCCAGGGCAAGCGCCTGATCGGCCTGGTATCCGTCGACGACATCATCACCGCGCTGGATGGCGGGTATATTGAGGAGCCGGCAGGCAACCACATGTCCCGCTCTTTGATCGTCCTGGAAGAAGACATGCCGATCAGTTTCGCCATCCGGTACTTCGACCGATACCAGTTCCATCGCTACCCGGTGCTGAACAAACAGAAGGAGCTGGTCGGCATGCTGACCAGCAGGGACATTTCCCGTTCGCTGCTTCTGGAGATCAACCGGGAAGTGGAGGAAATGGAGAAGCGAAACGGCTTCCACAAGGAGCTGGTCGACTTCAACGGCGAGGCATACACCTACACACTGACCAAAAACGATTTCGAGAACGCAGGCTTCGCGTCCACGGAGATCAAGAAGCACCTGAAGCAGGCGGGAGTCTCACCCCACATCATCCGTCGTGCGGCCATCGCCAGCTATGAGCTGGAGATGAACATCGTCATCCACTCCAATGGTGGCGAGTTGATCGCCGAGTACAGCAAAGACAAACTGGTCATCACCGCGCGGGACACCGGGCCGGGAATCCCGGACATCCAGAAGGCGCTGACTCCGGGGTGGTCCACCGCCAACGAGTGGATCCGCTCGCTGGGATTCGGCGCGGGGATGGGACTGCCCAACGCCAAAAACTGCAGTGATGAGTTCTCCATCGAATCCAGTCCGGCAGGGACCACCGTGGTCTGCACCATCTTTCTGAATCCAGAACACAAGGGGGAAATCGCATCATGA
- a CDS encoding RNA pseudouridine synthase codes for MEQIKVIAERNDWLVVDKPSGLPTVPLKSDRPEKDTLLSRLGEAYPEVLSVGRNPWEGGVLHRLDTPTSGLVLVARTQRAFDDLWDEQRHDEIVKTYLAVSSKRLSPLPVGFVPFPFGDITQGRTVIRSLFRPFGEKGRVVRPVAEDSPSALRGKSTGIWYETEVEFLGKDGTTCRFSCVITQGFRHQIRCHMAWAGYPLDGDVTYRGLPEKPFGLTAQELQFIDPETGKRVRCVRPEA; via the coding sequence ATGGAACAGATCAAAGTAATTGCGGAACGGAATGACTGGCTGGTGGTGGACAAACCCTCCGGCCTTCCCACCGTTCCCCTGAAAAGTGACAGGCCGGAGAAAGACACGCTGTTGTCTCGTCTCGGCGAAGCATATCCGGAAGTCCTTTCCGTGGGGCGGAACCCCTGGGAAGGAGGCGTGTTGCACCGTTTGGACACCCCAACCAGCGGGCTGGTGTTGGTCGCCCGCACCCAGCGAGCGTTCGATGACCTGTGGGACGAGCAGCGGCATGACGAGATCGTCAAGACGTACCTTGCCGTCTCATCCAAACGGCTTTCCCCACTGCCGGTGGGATTCGTTCCGTTTCCTTTCGGGGACATCACCCAGGGAAGGACGGTGATCCGCAGTCTTTTCCGTCCCTTCGGCGAGAAGGGGCGGGTGGTGCGTCCGGTGGCGGAGGACAGCCCTTCGGCCCTTCGGGGCAAGAGCACCGGGATCTGGTATGAGACGGAGGTGGAGTTTCTGGGAAAGGACGGGACTACCTGTCGGTTCTCCTGCGTCATCACCCAGGGCTTCCGCCATCAGATCCGCTGCCACATGGCGTGGGCGGGATATCCGCTGGACGGGGATGTGACCTATCGGGGACTTCCGGAGAAGCCGTTCGGTCTCACTGCGCAAGAACTCCAGTTCATTGATCCGGAGACGGGCAAGCGGGTGCGGTGCGTCCGGCCGGAGGCGTGA
- a CDS encoding aminopeptidase, with translation MGDQREQRLAQLLVRYSVALKPGEKCLINAVDVPTSMTEALIGAVYQAGAYPLVNVWSERIERAMAVGATKQSLSVWADADVYRMKMMDAFIGIRGIANVRELSSIPEQAELVSTWYNQPVHMKVRVPHTRWVVLRYPTECFAMQAGMSTVEFEDYFYRVCLDVDYPAMQRTMEEAKRYLDTVDQVQIVGKGTDLSFSVKGMPWIPCAGQSNIPDGEIYSCPVKESVNGRITYNCDSTYQGHCFHDVSLTFRNGKIVEAHADDDVLVNKVFDTDDGARYVGEFSLGCNPQVTVPIDNILFDEKIAGSIHFTPGQSYRNCYNGNDSAVHWDLVQIQRKGYAEANIFFDGDLVRENGVFVHPALQGLNFEP, from the coding sequence ATGGGTGATCAACGGGAACAGAGACTGGCACAGTTGCTGGTACGGTACTCCGTAGCGTTGAAGCCTGGGGAAAAGTGCTTGATCAACGCGGTGGATGTGCCGACCAGCATGACCGAGGCGTTGATCGGCGCCGTCTACCAGGCCGGGGCGTATCCCTTGGTCAACGTCTGGAGTGAGCGGATCGAACGGGCTATGGCCGTCGGCGCCACCAAGCAGTCCCTCTCCGTCTGGGCGGACGCCGATGTCTACCGGATGAAGATGATGGACGCGTTCATCGGCATCCGGGGCATCGCCAACGTGCGGGAGCTTTCATCCATCCCGGAACAAGCCGAACTGGTCTCCACCTGGTACAACCAGCCGGTCCACATGAAGGTGCGCGTCCCCCATACCCGGTGGGTGGTGCTCCGTTATCCGACGGAATGCTTCGCCATGCAGGCGGGCATGTCCACGGTGGAGTTCGAGGATTACTTCTACCGTGTCTGTCTGGATGTGGATTACCCCGCGATGCAACGGACGATGGAGGAAGCCAAGCGGTATCTGGATACGGTGGATCAGGTACAGATCGTGGGGAAGGGGACGGATCTGAGCTTCAGCGTCAAAGGGATGCCGTGGATCCCCTGCGCCGGGCAGTCCAACATCCCCGATGGGGAGATCTACAGCTGTCCGGTCAAGGAGAGCGTCAACGGACGCATCACGTACAATTGTGACAGTACGTATCAGGGTCATTGCTTCCATGACGTGTCACTGACGTTCCGGAACGGAAAGATTGTGGAAGCCCACGCGGATGATGACGTTCTGGTGAACAAGGTGTTTGACACGGACGACGGAGCCCGGTATGTCGGGGAATTCTCCCTTGGGTGCAATCCCCAGGTGACCGTCCCGATCGACAACATCCTGTTCGATGAGAAGATCGCCGGGTCCATTCATTTCACACCGGGACAGTCGTACCGTAACTGTTACAACGGCAACGATTCCGCCGTACACTGGGATCTGGTGCAGATCCAGCGCAAGGGGTACGCAGAGGCGAACATCTTTTTCGATGGCGATCTGGTGCGGGAGAACGGCGTGTTTGTCCACCCGGCGCTTCAAGGGTTGAATTTCGAACCGTAA
- a CDS encoding P-II family nitrogen regulator, whose product MNEIGVTGMTVTHVMGCGMQKGRSEYYRGVPVEMTLLPKMKVEIVVSKVPVSTVIDTAVKALYTGHIGDGKIFVYDVENVVKVRTGEQGYDALQDESDAE is encoded by the coding sequence ATGAACGAAATCGGTGTCACCGGCATGACGGTCACCCATGTGATGGGATGCGGCATGCAGAAGGGACGCAGCGAGTATTATCGTGGCGTACCGGTGGAGATGACGTTGCTTCCCAAGATGAAAGTGGAGATCGTTGTCAGCAAGGTGCCGGTATCGACGGTAATTGATACCGCGGTCAAGGCGCTGTACACCGGTCATATCGGAGACGGAAAGATCTTCGTCTACGATGTGGAGAACGTGGTGAAGGTGCGCACCGGCGAACAGGGCTACGACGCATTGCAGGATGAATCTGACGCCGAGTGA
- the ltrA gene encoding group II intron reverse transcriptase/maturase produces the protein MRGEDRTVPNTGLCRELVSVGNITSAIKKVKANKGACGVDGMDVAMLDEHFARHFGDIRSRILARTYRPMPVRRVEIPKDNGGVRLLGVPTVVDRVIQQAIVQVLTPVFEPTFSDYSFGFRPDRSAEDAVRLAQTYMSEGYKHVVDLDLSKFFDTVDHDILMGLVDKYMPDKDIRRLIFSFLESGVLTNGCMMATAQGTPQGGPLSPMLSNIYLTPYDKELERRGLKFVRYADDCNIFVKSMMASYRVRDRVISYLGRKLKLKVNMEKTEARKTVGSKFLGFEFITNGEKETLGKLKPTEKKVRKLEDRIREITARSRGVRIETVIRELNATLRGWISYFARGNMKSYLNEELMPWVRRRVRQVLYKQWKNGRNRCHKLRQLGVPEWVFGKCNFASNSYWSMSGGPMNRALTNKILEERFGLVDAVAHYAKIHAQRMMKDRVMLELRYHSLFV, from the coding sequence ATGAGAGGGGAAGACAGGACAGTGCCGAACACTGGGCTGTGCAGGGAGCTGGTCTCGGTCGGGAACATCACCAGCGCCATCAAGAAAGTGAAGGCGAACAAGGGTGCGTGCGGAGTCGACGGCATGGACGTGGCCATGCTGGACGAGCACTTCGCGAGGCATTTCGGTGATATCCGGTCAAGAATTCTTGCAAGGACGTACAGGCCGATGCCTGTCCGAAGGGTGGAGATACCCAAGGACAACGGCGGGGTGCGTCTTCTGGGAGTGCCCACCGTAGTGGACAGGGTAATCCAGCAGGCCATTGTGCAGGTGCTGACGCCGGTGTTCGAGCCGACGTTCTCCGACTACAGTTTCGGGTTCCGCCCGGACAGGAGTGCGGAGGATGCGGTGAGATTGGCACAGACCTACATGTCCGAGGGATACAAGCATGTGGTAGACCTAGACCTGTCGAAGTTCTTCGACACGGTGGACCATGACATCCTCATGGGACTGGTCGACAAGTACATGCCGGACAAGGACATCAGGAGACTCATATTCTCGTTTCTTGAAAGCGGGGTTCTGACGAACGGATGCATGATGGCCACGGCACAAGGCACGCCACAAGGCGGCCCCCTGAGCCCGATGCTGAGCAACATTTATCTGACCCCATACGACAAGGAGCTTGAACGCAGGGGGCTCAAATTCGTCAGGTATGCGGATGACTGCAACATCTTCGTGAAGTCGATGATGGCATCCTACAGGGTGAGGGACAGGGTGATTTCCTATCTTGGGCGCAAGCTCAAGCTGAAGGTGAACATGGAGAAGACAGAGGCGAGGAAGACCGTAGGGTCGAAGTTCCTCGGGTTCGAATTCATCACCAACGGGGAAAAGGAGACGCTCGGCAAGCTCAAGCCCACAGAGAAGAAAGTGAGGAAACTGGAGGACAGAATCCGTGAGATAACGGCACGAAGCCGTGGCGTCAGGATAGAGACTGTCATAAGGGAACTGAACGCGACTCTCAGGGGGTGGATATCCTACTTTGCAAGGGGGAACATGAAGTCGTACCTGAACGAGGAACTGATGCCGTGGGTCAGGAGACGGGTGAGGCAGGTTCTCTACAAGCAGTGGAAGAACGGCCGGAACCGTTGCCACAAGCTAAGGCAACTGGGGGTGCCGGAATGGGTCTTCGGCAAATGCAATTTTGCGAGCAACTCATACTGGAGCATGTCCGGCGGGCCCATGAACAGGGCCCTCACAAACAAGATTCTCGAAGAAAGATTCGGGTTGGTGGATGCCGTAGCCCATTATGCCAAGATTCATGCCCAACGCATGATGAAAGACCGGGTGATGCTGGAATTAAGGTATCACAGTCTATTCGTTTGA
- a CDS encoding pyridoxamine 5'-phosphate oxidase family protein: MRLTKRELTDKESLIAVLRDGVVLHLAFVDEAGVALFPVNYGFVETDGNVELLFHGATEGRKATFFSQHSHVTFEIDVPEGMITGTYACAYSYAYRSVIGEGDVTLIQDSERKIRCLDLLLDHVTGNEEKREYSTSALERTNVYSLAVSSMTGKRRA; the protein is encoded by the coding sequence ATGCGATTGACCAAACGTGAATTGACGGACAAGGAATCCCTGATTGCGGTGCTCCGGGACGGAGTGGTGCTGCACCTGGCCTTTGTGGACGAAGCGGGCGTGGCGTTGTTTCCGGTGAACTATGGATTTGTGGAGACGGACGGAAACGTGGAATTGCTGTTCCATGGCGCTACGGAAGGAAGGAAAGCAACCTTTTTTTCACAGCACAGCCATGTCACCTTTGAGATTGACGTGCCGGAAGGAATGATCACCGGAACGTACGCGTGCGCCTACAGCTACGCCTACCGGAGCGTCATCGGGGAAGGGGATGTGACCCTGATCCAGGATTCGGAACGGAAAATCCGTTGTCTGGATCTTCTGCTTGATCATGTGACGGGAAACGAAGAAAAGCGGGAGTATTCCACCTCGGCGTTGGAGCGTACCAACGTCTATTCGCTTGCCGTCTCCTCGATGACCGGCAAGCGCCGCGCGTGA
- the purU gene encoding formyltetrahydrofolate deformylase, whose product MRQSGKIIILIQCPDKRGILAKVASWFSQRNFNVLHCQQHTDDNEHEFFMRLELDMNDLKMSRKELEDDFGSFATQEGLSWSIHYSDFRARVAIMVSKTSHCLYDLISRKEEGDLKCDIPLIISNHPDLEYIANQFRIPFYCYPVDKTHSKEEQEEKVLSLLKRFDIDLVVLARYMQILTPHFINEWQGKIINIHHGFLPAFQGANPYQQAYDRGVKLIGATAHYASCDLDQGPIIEQDVVRVNHEFTPTGLKEVGKDVERRVLARAVSAHLESRIILWKNRTIVFGQER is encoded by the coding sequence ATGAGGCAGAGCGGGAAGATCATCATTTTGATCCAATGCCCTGACAAACGGGGCATTCTTGCCAAAGTAGCGTCATGGTTTTCCCAGCGGAACTTCAACGTGCTGCACTGCCAGCAACACACCGACGACAATGAGCATGAATTCTTCATGCGCCTGGAGCTGGATATGAACGACCTGAAGATGTCCCGCAAGGAATTGGAGGATGATTTCGGTTCGTTCGCCACCCAGGAAGGGCTATCCTGGTCGATCCACTACAGCGATTTCCGCGCCCGCGTGGCCATCATGGTAAGCAAGACCAGCCACTGCCTGTACGATTTGATCAGCCGCAAAGAGGAAGGTGACCTGAAGTGTGACATTCCCCTGATCATCAGCAACCATCCCGACCTGGAATACATCGCCAACCAGTTCCGCATCCCGTTCTACTGCTATCCGGTGGACAAGACCCACTCCAAAGAGGAACAGGAGGAGAAGGTGCTGTCATTGCTCAAGCGGTTTGACATCGACCTGGTGGTGCTGGCCCGGTACATGCAGATCCTCACCCCTCACTTCATCAACGAGTGGCAGGGAAAGATCATCAACATCCATCACGGGTTCCTGCCGGCGTTCCAGGGTGCGAATCCCTATCAGCAGGCGTATGACCGTGGGGTCAAGTTGATCGGAGCAACGGCCCACTATGCGTCCTGCGACCTGGACCAGGGGCCGATCATCGAACAGGATGTGGTGCGGGTCAACCATGAGTTCACCCCCACAGGACTCAAGGAAGTGGGAAAAGACGTGGAGCGACGGGTGTTGGCGAGAGCCGTTTCCGCCCATCTGGAGAGCAGGATCATCCTGTGGAAGAACCGGACGATCGTCTTTGGACAGGAACGGTGA
- the xseB gene encoding exodeoxyribonuclease VII small subunit has protein sequence MAFATDLKRVEEITEKLNGQGVDLEESVKLYEEGIKLVKSLEKQLDDAKRKVEIASGSIADGVTLTEVDETKGDAS, from the coding sequence ATGGCATTTGCAACGGATTTGAAACGGGTTGAGGAGATCACCGAAAAACTCAATGGCCAGGGAGTGGATTTGGAGGAAAGCGTCAAGCTGTACGAAGAAGGCATCAAACTGGTCAAAAGCTTGGAGAAACAGCTGGACGACGCCAAACGCAAGGTTGAGATCGCAAGCGGCAGCATCGCCGACGGTGTCACGCTCACCGAAGTGGATGAGACGAAGGGAGACGCATCATGA
- the xseA gene encoding exodeoxyribonuclease VII large subunit: MKDNDAVINAVMFKSVLWRVGFTPKNGDKVTVTGSIDVYPPRGTYQIVCSAMEMTGNGEILAMLEARKRQFDALGYFDPDHKAPLPLYPQRVGVVTSPTGAALQDILQILGRRAPSLDVVILPAVVQGDGAAATIAQRIEEANLLHLCDVLIVARGGGSIEDLLPFSEECVVKAIFDSEIPVVSGVGHEIDWALCDYAADVRASTPSAAAELVSKGYNDLRQSLSAMEDALIGAIQRNLDQAAMALRFYRAEELDQRMTTIITAWQYQLANASDGMEGAMRLSLSQRQSVLGKAAGALETVNPKVRLTGKREVISSARTLLEAAMRTRLAGLQETIRFEKDRLEALNPLAILARGFSVTTDERGNIITHAATLAAGQHIGIRFQDGKRKAVVEE, encoded by the coding sequence CTGAAGGACAATGACGCCGTCATCAACGCCGTGATGTTCAAAAGCGTCCTGTGGCGTGTGGGATTCACTCCCAAGAATGGCGACAAAGTGACCGTCACCGGCTCCATCGACGTCTACCCGCCCCGCGGCACCTACCAGATCGTCTGTTCCGCCATGGAGATGACAGGAAACGGTGAAATCCTTGCCATGCTGGAAGCGCGGAAACGACAATTCGACGCTCTTGGCTATTTTGATCCAGACCATAAAGCCCCCCTTCCCTTGTATCCGCAAAGAGTGGGGGTTGTGACCAGCCCGACGGGAGCTGCGCTGCAGGACATCCTGCAGATTCTTGGGCGGAGGGCGCCTTCATTGGATGTGGTGATCCTCCCGGCGGTCGTGCAGGGAGACGGGGCGGCTGCCACCATCGCCCAACGGATTGAAGAAGCGAACCTGCTGCACCTGTGCGATGTCTTGATCGTCGCCCGTGGCGGTGGTTCCATCGAGGACCTGCTTCCCTTCTCCGAGGAATGTGTGGTGAAAGCGATCTTTGACAGCGAAATCCCCGTGGTCAGCGGTGTCGGACATGAGATTGACTGGGCGCTGTGTGATTATGCCGCCGATGTGAGGGCATCCACACCAAGCGCCGCCGCGGAACTGGTCAGCAAAGGCTACAATGACCTCAGGCAGTCCCTTTCCGCAATGGAGGATGCGCTGATCGGAGCCATCCAGCGGAATCTGGATCAAGCGGCAATGGCACTGCGCTTCTACCGCGCGGAAGAGTTGGACCAGCGGATGACGACAATCATCACCGCGTGGCAGTACCAACTGGCAAACGCCAGCGATGGGATGGAGGGGGCCATGCGTCTTTCTCTTTCCCAACGGCAGAGCGTTCTGGGCAAAGCGGCGGGAGCGCTGGAAACCGTCAATCCGAAAGTACGGCTCACGGGAAAACGGGAAGTCATCTCCAGCGCGCGCACGTTGTTGGAAGCGGCGATGCGTACTCGTCTGGCGGGGCTTCAGGAAACGATTCGGTTTGAGAAAGACCGGTTGGAGGCATTGAACCCGCTGGCCATCCTGGCGCGGGGATTCAGCGTTACGACCGATGAAAGGGGAAACATCATCACCCATGCCGCCACTCTGGCGGCGGGGCAACATATCGGCATCCGTTTCCAGGATGGAAAACGGAAAGCCGTCGTGGAGGAATGA
- a CDS encoding 4Fe-4S binding protein has translation MAYRIKDTCVSCGTCQSECPSGAISEGSPYKIDPEKCVDCGTCADVCPTGSIEHAD, from the coding sequence ATGGCTTACAGAATCAAAGATACGTGTGTTTCTTGCGGTACGTGTCAGTCGGAATGTCCTTCTGGCGCCATCTCGGAAGGATCTCCGTACAAGATCGATCCGGAGAAGTGCGTTGATTGCGGTACGTGCGCTGATGTCTGCCCGACCGGCTCCATCGAGCACGCTGACTGA
- a CDS encoding NYN domain-containing protein: protein MSKIAVFFDAENVPSRAIPDIIAWLSGQGDILYQRAYADWSIKNTKAWQDQITRTPISVIQQFHNGEDQVIDKAIMMDAVALAIGHPEIDTFAIVASDNGYYMLSLRLRELGKTVIGLGEKAKCKPIWINSCNQFQYLEDLNPVSDEIPDTKLDSRTSLLKFLDMAYDSTPDSEGIGAKMLANLGNSIHRFKPDFSFKAFGYSSLLSMIEDFPEAYKVGVKTGTNPPIYYLTRKERRAPKKS, encoded by the coding sequence ATGAGCAAAATCGCCGTCTTTTTCGATGCGGAGAACGTACCCAGCAGGGCCATCCCTGACATCATCGCGTGGCTTTCCGGACAGGGGGACATCCTGTACCAGCGCGCCTATGCCGACTGGTCCATCAAGAACACCAAGGCATGGCAGGACCAGATCACCCGCACGCCGATCAGTGTGATCCAGCAGTTCCACAATGGGGAGGACCAGGTGATCGACAAGGCGATCATGATGGACGCCGTCGCCCTGGCCATCGGGCATCCGGAGATCGACACGTTCGCCATCGTCGCGTCGGACAACGGATACTACATGCTCTCCCTGAGGCTTCGGGAGCTGGGCAAGACGGTCATCGGTCTGGGGGAAAAGGCCAAGTGCAAACCGATCTGGATCAACTCCTGCAACCAGTTCCAGTATCTGGAAGACCTGAATCCCGTCTCCGATGAGATCCCGGACACCAAGCTGGACAGTCGGACGTCCTTGCTGAAATTCCTTGACATGGCCTACGATTCCACCCCGGACAGCGAAGGCATCGGGGCGAAGATGCTGGCCAACCTGGGCAACTCCATCCACCGGTTCAAACCGGATTTCAGCTTCAAGGCGTTCGGATATTCCTCGCTGCTTTCCATGATTGAGGATTTCCCGGAAGCGTACAAGGTCGGCGTGAAGACGGGGACCAATCCCCCGATCTACTATCTGACCCGAAAAGAGCGGCGAGCCCCAAAGAAATCATAA